The following nucleotide sequence is from uncultured Draconibacterium sp..
ATCACTGACCTAGAACATTATTTCAAAGTAACCAGAAAGTGCAACCATAACACAACAATTAAATACATTAAGAACTTTAGAAAAGTAATTAACCTGGCCATTAAAAATGAATGGCTGTCAAAAGATCCTTTTGCAAAATTTCAAGCTAAGATAGTAGAAGTAAAACGAGAGTATTTACTAAAGGATGAATTAAAAAATATCGAAGATTTAAACCTTGCATTTCCGCGTCTGGATATTGTACGTGATATTTTTGTTTTTTCATGTTACTCGGGACTAGCCTATGTAGATGTTGCAAATCTTACTAAAAACAATATTCGATTGGGTATTGACGGTGACTTATGGATTATCACTGAACGCACCAAGACAAAGAGTCAATCAAATATACCACTCCTGCCCAAAGCTCATGAGCTAATAAAAAAATACAGCAGGTACCCGAACAAGAAAACAGAAGATCACATCTTCCCTATTTTCACAAATCAAAGAATGAATGCTTATTTAAAAGAAATTGCCGATTTAGCATCTGTGGACAAAAATCTGACTTTCCATATTGCAAGACATACATTCGCAACAACAGTAACACTGGCTAATGGTGTACCAATTGAATCAATAAGTTCAATGTTAGGCCATAAGAGTATCCGAACAACTCAGATTTATTCAAAGGTCATTAATGCAAAAATTAGTGAGGATATGGATAAGCTTAAAAGAAAATTAAGTTGAACTAACAGTGTCATTAGCATTATAATAATCATCAATTCATTGAGAGAGAACCTGATTTGCTTTTCAACTTCCTCAAAAATAACCATATATGATTATCAGTAGCTTAAGAACCAATGGTACAAACATGGCACAAAATAATCATCTATTTTTCTACGCCACATCGGTATCATCTCCGTTCTCAAAACAACAAAAATACTTAAGAAAAACCGGAATAGCATCATTTTAGTTTTAAATGATCTTGTTTCGTTGATGAATATTTTGAAATAAAATTCCGGAGCCTGATGCAAAAGTCAACCTTTTCTTCATTAGATACCAAATTAGTAAACAAAAGAGGTGACAATGAATTTGACAGTACCAGCAGAATTAATTAAAAACAAATGTAAATTAACCATTTTAAGCAAGGCTATTATGAAATAAGAAACCTTATTAATTATGAACTTCAGATTTAAGGGCTTTTATTTAAAAAGTTGTAACGTAATTTTAAGTATTCAAAAACAGTGCTCTCATATTAAAACATGAACCTCCGTTCTTTAATTCAAATTGCGGTAAGCATTCGGCGTTTGTCCCGTAGCTTTTTTAAACATCCTGTTAAAATGCTGAGGCGATTTATATCCCAGTTCATAAGCAATTTCTGAAATACTTTTTCCTGTATCGAAGATGCGTTCTTTTGCTACACTGATTAATTTTAATTGTATGTGTTCCTGGGCTGATTTACCGGTTTCCTTTTTTAAGGTATCGCCTAAATAGTTCGCTGATAGATGGAGCAAGTTGGCAAAATAGGCAACCGTAGGCAAACCAGATTCTTTGGTTTTATATGAGTGAAGATAATCGTTAAGCAAGGTATCGAAACGGGTTAATATACTCTGATTTACATTTTTACGGGTAATAAACTGCCTGTCGTAAAATCGGATGCAGTAATTCAGGAATAGTTCAATATTTGAAATCACCAGGTTTGCTGTGTGTTTATCCATATTTTGATGTAACTCATAATCAATTTTGTTGAAGCAATCTAAAATGATCTCCCTTTCCTTAATTGAAAGATGTAAGGCTTCGTTCACATCGTATGAAAAAAATGCGTAATCGTGGATTTTCTTGCCCAACGAAGTACCTAAAATAAAATCAGGATGGAATACTAATGCCTTTCCTTGTGGCTGATATTGATAATCCTTATTTTCTCCGATAACCTGGTTTGGAGCCAGGAATATAAGTGTGCCCTCGTCATAATCGTAATAATTACATCCATAACGAAGATCACCACAGTTTATCTCTTTAAAAAAGATGGTATAAAAGCCATAGCTGAGCCGCCTGGCTTTCCGTGGATCTGCTTTTGATAAATCTACAATGCCTACCAAAGGATGCATGGTTTCATTGTTATTAAACAGATTATATTCTTTGATCGTGTCAAATTTTAGGATCTCTTCCATCGCAATAAATTCAAATTTCGCTACACAAATTTACTCTTAATTTATTCATAATTAAACCCGAACAAGGCAAATCCGTAATCTTGGTTATAACTGCCGTAATATGTATACAAACATTGAACATTACATCAGCGATATTTGTAAAGTGATTAGTTTACAGATTATTATAATCAATTAAAAGAGCAATAAAATGAAAAAGATTTTGACAGTTTGCATCGTAGTTTGTGTTTTTGCATTTAGCTCCTGCCAAAATACAGATAATTCCAGTCAGGGTAAAATTTCCGAAACTCAGACCGAACCAATTTTTCCAAAAGGAGAGAAAATAACGAACAATAATTTTGTAGGAACAGCCTGGCTGGAAGGATTGTTGGCTGCCGATAGTTTAAACCACATAGCAGTAGGCAACGTAGTTTTTGAACCCGGAGCAAGGTCAAACTGGCACACGCATCCTGATGGCCAGATTCTGATTTGCCTTGATGGCGTAGGTTATTATCAGGAAAAAGGTAGTCCGATCAGGGTGGTAAATAAAGGTGAAGTGGTTAATATCAGACCTAATATCCTGCATTGGCATGGTGCAAGTGTCGACACTGAGTTTGTTCAGTTGGCTATTACCAGCCGCTTGAAAGGTGCGACGGAATGGTCCGGCCCGGTTAGCGATGAAGATTACCTGTCGCTGAAACAGTGACTATAAAGTAAGAATAAAACCAATATCAATATTACTTATAATCTTTACTATGAATCGAAGGACGATTGTGATCATAAAACAAATCATAAAAACCAGTATTTCTTTACTGGCACTACTTTTTCTTACATTTTCTCTATTTGCTCAGGATTACGGAAGAGCGATACGCGTAAATTACATCACCGAACCGATAAAATTGGATGGAATTTTAGATGAAGCAGCATGGCAACAAGCTGATAAAGAAGGAGATTTCTGGCAATTTTTCCCAACCGATACAGCACGAGCAAAGTATCCTACTGAATTTATGTTAGTGTACAATGATCATTTTCTATACATAGGAGTACGGGGCGAAGCATCTTCAGAGAAATATGTAGTTTCTTCCTTGCGTCGCGATTTCAGAGGAACAACCAGTGATAATGTAAGCCTGATGTTTGATACATTTAAGGATGGAAATACCGCCTTTCTTTTCGGTATGACTCCTTATGGAGTTCAACGTGAAGCCTTTATTTCTCAGGGTGGAGCTGCAGCCGGATTTAATGCCAACTGGGACCAGAAATGGCAACTGGAAAGCAAAATAAATGATGGCTATTTTATTCTTGAAGCAGCCATACCGTTTTCCTCAATCAAGTTCAGAGAAGGGGATACAGAATGGAGGATGCAGTGTTATCGCTGGGATATTGGAGCCAACGAACAAAGTGCGTGGGCACATGTGCCGCAAAACCAGTTGCTTTCAAGCCTGGCCTTCATGAATACGATGGAATTTGAAAAGCCACTGGGAAAATCGCGTACTCCTTTTTCTGTTATTCCGTATATAAATACACTGGCATCGAAAGATTTTGAGTTAGGAACTACCGATAGTAAACTGAAGTTTGGAGGCGATGCAAAAATTCCTATCGGAAACAGTATGAACCTGGATATTACAATCAATCCGGATTTTTCGAACACTGAAGTGGATGCCATTTTTACCAACCTTACCCGTTTTGAAGTTTTCTTACCGGAAAAGAGACAGTTTTTTATAGATAACAGCGATCTGTTCGGAAGCTTCGGTAGCAGTAGTGATGCCAATCCGTTCTTTTCGCGAAGAATTGGGTTGGCGCGTAACAGTGCCGGTAACACCATCGAAAACAGGATTGTAGGTGGCGTGCGTTTAAGCGGAAAGCTAAATGAAGACTGGCGTTTAGGATTTCTAAATGTACAAACCGACGAAGACGTTGATAATGGTATTGCATCAAATAACAATATGATGCTGGCAGTTCAGCGGAAAATGTTTGCACGCTCCAATATCGGATTCTTTGCAATTAACCGACAGGCCTTTAAAGATTACGATTTTCTGGATAGTAGTAAAGTATATAACCGTGTTGTTGGATTGGATTATAACCTTGCCTCCGCCAACGATAAATGGACTGGTAAATTCTTCCTTCATAAATCATTTCAACCTAATGATTCAAAGGGCAATCTGGCATCGCAGGCTTATCTCGTTTTTAACACACGTAAATGGCGGTTGTCCAGTGATTTTGTATATGTGAATGAGGATTTTACATCTGACCTTGGATTTATACCGAGAAGAGATATTTTTAAGATTGGGAATTCTGTAACCCGCACTTTCTACCCCTCAAACGGGATTATCAATTCAAATGCTTTTCGTTTGCTTTCGTTACGGTGGTTACGGCCAAGTCTGGATTTAAAACAAACTGACTACGAAAATACCTTTAGCTGGACTGCCTTATTTAAAAACTCGGCAGAAATGGAATTAAGCCTTGTAAATAATTACATTTATCTGTTTAACGATTTCGATCCAACCCGAACGCCGGGAGCAGTACCTCTTCCGGGGAACCGGAGCTATACTTTTAATCAATTCCAGGGTACTTATCAATCGAATTTGGCTAATTTGTTTACCTACAATTTTGAAACTACTCTTGGCGAGTTTTACAACGGTAGTATTTATTCTGTTGGTGGCGAAGTAGCCTATCGTGTGCAACCATGGGCAACATTTAGCGTGGCCTTTAACTACGATGGCATTCGCTTGCCCGATTCACATGCAGATGCTGATATTTGGCTGCTTTCACCAAAAGCGGATATAACTTTTAGTAAATCTTTATTCTGGTCGACGCTGGTTCAATACAGCAACCAAAGAAGCAATCTAGGTATTAATTCACGTCTTCAGTGGCGTTTTGCTCCTTTGTCGGATTTGCACCTTGTATATAACGACAATTACATTACAGATAATTTCAGACCTCGATTCCGGTCAATTAATTTGAAATTGACATACTGGTTGAATATATAAAACTCATCAAAATTCCAACATCCGTAATTATTGCACTCAATTCCGTAATTTGTATAAAAACCGTTTAATAACAGTACCTTACCTTTGATTTATAAAAATTATAACGCATAGAAAATGGAAATTCAACATCGTAAACCTGTACGTTTTATTAACACCTCACAATCTATTGGAAAACACGTAAATCTGTTGCAAATACTTTTAGTGTTTTTGATTGTGAGCCTGGCATCTTGCGTGGCAACAAATAATGAAAATCAAACAGATGAAAATCTAATACTTATTAAAGACCAGGGAAGTTTTGCTGTTGGAGGTACCGTAAAAGAAAATCCGGGAACATTCAATACAATAACACGCGGCCCTGAAGGACAGACTTTTCATGGCGATCACGCTTATGTCTTTTATCAGGTTCCTGCTGATGCACATCAATACCCTTTGGTAATGTGGCATGGCATTGGGCAGTTCTCAAAAACTTTTGAAACAACACCGGATGGTAGAGACGGATTTCAGAACCTGTTTCTGCGGAAAAAGTATAGCGTGTATTTGTTGGATCAGCCACGCAGGGGAAACGCAGCCCGAAGTATGGCTGAAGGTACAATCATACCAACTCCGGATGAGCAATTTTGGTTTAATACTTTCCGAGTAGGTGAATGGCCCAACTTTTTCCCTGGAGTTCAATTCGCTCAGGATGAAGAAACACTCAATCAGTATTTCCGGCAAATGGTACCCAATGTTGGCCCAATCGATATTGGAGTAAATGTTGATGCTGTTTCAGCATTGTTCGATAAAATAGGGGATGGTATTCTTGTGTCACATTCACATTCAGGAGGAATGGGATGGTTAACGGCTATTAAAAATCAGAATATAAAAGCAGTTGTCTCTTATGAACCCGGCAGTGGTTTTGTATTTCCTGAAGGAGAAGTGCCTGATCCAATTGATAACTCTGCAGGACCGCTGGTACCATCAACTGTTTCAATGGAAGATTTTATGAAACTCACCAAAATTCCGATCATTATTTATTATGGTGATTTTATTCCTGAAACACCTGATCCCAATCCGGGAACCGATGGGTGGCGTGCAAGGCTTGAAATGGCAAGAATATGGAGAGATGTTGTAAATAAGCACGGAGGTGATGTAACAGTTATTCATTTGCCGGAAATAGGAATTAAAGGCAACACTCACTTTCCCTTTTCAGATTTAAATAATGTAGAAATAGCTGACCTGATGGAAGATTGGTTGATCGAAAAGGGACTTGATAAATAATACAGTTTAAAAAGAAGATGAAAACAGTAAAATTAAATAATGGTGTAGAAATGCCAATCCTTGGTTTTGGCGTATTTCAAATTGCCAATCAGGAAGAATGTGAAAAAAGTGTTCTTAATGCAATTGAAACAGGTTATCGCTTAATCGATACAGCTTCGTCTTACATGAATGAAATTGCTGTAGGAAATGCGATAAAAGAAAGTGGAGTTTCAAGGGAAGCTATGTTTGTTACATCAAAATTATGGGTTCAGCATACCGGCTACGAAAACACAAAAATATCTTTCGAAAGTTCATTGAAAAAACTTCAGCTCGATTACCTCGATTTATAT
It contains:
- a CDS encoding DUF5916 domain-containing protein; translation: MNRRTIVIIKQIIKTSISLLALLFLTFSLFAQDYGRAIRVNYITEPIKLDGILDEAAWQQADKEGDFWQFFPTDTARAKYPTEFMLVYNDHFLYIGVRGEASSEKYVVSSLRRDFRGTTSDNVSLMFDTFKDGNTAFLFGMTPYGVQREAFISQGGAAAGFNANWDQKWQLESKINDGYFILEAAIPFSSIKFREGDTEWRMQCYRWDIGANEQSAWAHVPQNQLLSSLAFMNTMEFEKPLGKSRTPFSVIPYINTLASKDFELGTTDSKLKFGGDAKIPIGNSMNLDITINPDFSNTEVDAIFTNLTRFEVFLPEKRQFFIDNSDLFGSFGSSSDANPFFSRRIGLARNSAGNTIENRIVGGVRLSGKLNEDWRLGFLNVQTDEDVDNGIASNNNMMLAVQRKMFARSNIGFFAINRQAFKDYDFLDSSKVYNRVVGLDYNLASANDKWTGKFFLHKSFQPNDSKGNLASQAYLVFNTRKWRLSSDFVYVNEDFTSDLGFIPRRDIFKIGNSVTRTFYPSNGIINSNAFRLLSLRWLRPSLDLKQTDYENTFSWTALFKNSAEMELSLVNNYIYLFNDFDPTRTPGAVPLPGNRSYTFNQFQGTYQSNLANLFTYNFETTLGEFYNGSIYSVGGEVAYRVQPWATFSVAFNYDGIRLPDSHADADIWLLSPKADITFSKSLFWSTLVQYSNQRSNLGINSRLQWRFAPLSDLHLVYNDNYITDNFRPRFRSINLKLTYWLNI
- a CDS encoding site-specific integrase; amino-acid sequence: MENFNTYNLAFVLRKSRKNNEGKSPVYMRITVNGQRAEVSIKRNIHTDNWENKACKAKGYKSEVKQLNQYLETLKALMNDYHTEMVKMGEEITAQSLKNKFLGISEDRRMLIEVFEYHNHQLKELEGTNYASATIKRYTTTLDHIKAFLVFKYQLNDIPLNRLKYSFITDLEHYFKVTRKCNHNTTIKYIKNFRKVINLAIKNEWLSKDPFAKFQAKIVEVKREYLLKDELKNIEDLNLAFPRLDIVRDIFVFSCYSGLAYVDVANLTKNNIRLGIDGDLWIITERTKTKSQSNIPLLPKAHELIKKYSRYPNKKTEDHIFPIFTNQRMNAYLKEIADLASVDKNLTFHIARHTFATTVTLANGVPIESISSMLGHKSIRTTQIYSKVINAKISEDMDKLKRKLS
- a CDS encoding alpha/beta fold hydrolase, with the translated sequence MEIQHRKPVRFINTSQSIGKHVNLLQILLVFLIVSLASCVATNNENQTDENLILIKDQGSFAVGGTVKENPGTFNTITRGPEGQTFHGDHAYVFYQVPADAHQYPLVMWHGIGQFSKTFETTPDGRDGFQNLFLRKKYSVYLLDQPRRGNAARSMAEGTIIPTPDEQFWFNTFRVGEWPNFFPGVQFAQDEETLNQYFRQMVPNVGPIDIGVNVDAVSALFDKIGDGILVSHSHSGGMGWLTAIKNQNIKAVVSYEPGSGFVFPEGEVPDPIDNSAGPLVPSTVSMEDFMKLTKIPIIIYYGDFIPETPDPNPGTDGWRARLEMARIWRDVVNKHGGDVTVIHLPEIGIKGNTHFPFSDLNNVEIADLMEDWLIEKGLDK
- a CDS encoding cupin domain-containing protein; its protein translation is MKKILTVCIVVCVFAFSSCQNTDNSSQGKISETQTEPIFPKGEKITNNNFVGTAWLEGLLAADSLNHIAVGNVVFEPGARSNWHTHPDGQILICLDGVGYYQEKGSPIRVVNKGEVVNIRPNILHWHGASVDTEFVQLAITSRLKGATEWSGPVSDEDYLSLKQ
- a CDS encoding helix-turn-helix domain-containing protein — protein: MEEILKFDTIKEYNLFNNNETMHPLVGIVDLSKADPRKARRLSYGFYTIFFKEINCGDLRYGCNYYDYDEGTLIFLAPNQVIGENKDYQYQPQGKALVFHPDFILGTSLGKKIHDYAFFSYDVNEALHLSIKEREIILDCFNKIDYELHQNMDKHTANLVISNIELFLNYCIRFYDRQFITRKNVNQSILTRFDTLLNDYLHSYKTKESGLPTVAYFANLLHLSANYLGDTLKKETGKSAQEHIQLKLISVAKERIFDTGKSISEIAYELGYKSPQHFNRMFKKATGQTPNAYRNLN